The Agrococcus carbonis sequence TGCGCGCTGTTCCCCCCGACCTGGGTGCTGCTCGCGCTCGCGCTCGGCGAGGAGTCCACCACCTGGCCCGTCATGCTCGGCATGGTCGTCGCCATGTACCTCTGCGCGGCCGCGGCACACGGCTCGTGGTGGCGATCCTCGTGGCCGCTGCCGGCCGGCTGGGTGACGGCAACGCTCGCCCAGGTCGCGGTCGCGGCCGTCGGCGTCGTGGCGAGCATCGTCACCGGCGAGCCGCTCGTCATGGCCTTCGCGATGACGCTCCTCATCGGCGCGGTGCTCGGCGTCGCCGCGCTGCACGCGTGGACGGCGCTGCGGGCGCGCCGCCGCTGACCGGCGCGGCACCAGCACCCCGCGGACATCGAAGCGTCTATCGCGCGTTGCGCCTCAGGCGAGCGCGCGCCGCAGCGCGTCGTAGCCGACCCGCTCGACGATCCCGTCGGCGGCGGCCGCGAGCCGGGCGTCGTCGGTCACCAGCACGTCGGCCTGCAGCGACGCGACGGCGAGCGGCTCCGCATCGCGCACGTCCTCCCAGTCGAGCTGCCCCGCGAGCCTCCAGGCGACCGAGCGCGAGACGCGGTCGGCGAGCAGTCGCACCTTGAGCGCCGCGAGCGCCTCGAGCAGCGCTCGCGCATCCGCCTCGGGCAGGGCGCCCGCGCGCACCTCGGCCCACAGCAGCTGCATCGCCTGCGAGCGCAGCGCGCCCGCGCCCACGAGCTGGTGCTCGCCTGCCGAGAGGCCGTCGCGCACGAGGCGCAGCGCCACGGGCGCGTCGATCGCGAAGCGGGTCATCAGCAGCTCGTCTCGATGAGGTCGGCGTACCAGCGGCAGCCCGCGAGCCACGTGTCGATGCGGATGCGCTCGTCGCGCGCGTGCAGCGTGAGCCGTTCCGATCGGGTCATCGCGAACGGCGTGAAGCGGTACACGCGGTCGGTGATCCGGTGCGCGTGCCGCCCGTCGGTGCCGCCGAGCATGACGTAGGGCACGGTCAGCACGTCCGGCCGCAGCCGGCCGACGGCCGCCGACACGTCCTCCCAGCCGATCCCCGACGACGGGCTCTCCGGGCTCGGCCCGTGACCGTGCAGCACCGTCACCTCGACCGCGTCGTCCGCGATCGCGCGCCGCATCCGCGCGACGGTCTCCGAGACCGACGAGCCGACCGCGATGCGGCAGTTCACGACCGCGACCGCCTCCTCCGCGAGCGCGTTCGGCGCGGCGGCGCCGGCGAGCTGCGTCACGACCGCCGTCGTCGACAGCATCGCGCGCGTCTCGTCCTGCCTCGCGAGGATCCGCTGCACGAGCGGCCGCGCACGGCGCACCCGCCGCAGCACCGCGCCCTGCGGCCCCGACGCATCCGCCCCGAGCAGCTCGAGCATGCGCAGCGTCGCCTCGGGCAGCGCGCGCGGCCAGCGCAGCCGGTCGAGCCGCCGGATCGCCCGCGCGAGCCGCGAGGTCGCGGGCATCGCGGGCGGCGTCGAGGCATGCCCGCCGGCCTGCGCGACCCGCAGCCGCACGTTGGCGAAGCCCTTCTCGGCGACCCCGACGACCGCGACGTCGCGCGCGACCCCCGCGATGGGCGGCTCGATGATCGCCCCGCCCTCGTCGAGCGCCCACGCCGGGCGCACGCCGCGCCGGTCGAGCTCGGCGATCGCGCGCTCGGCACCGGTGCCCATCGTCTCCTCGTCGTGGCCGAAGAGCAGCCACACGTCGCGCTCAGGCGCGAAGCCCGCCTCGAGCAGCGCCTCGACCGCGACGCAGATCGCCACGAGCGAGCCCTTGTCGTCGAGGGTGCCGCGCCCCCAGACGTGGGTCGCGTCGCGGTGCCCGGCATAGGGCGGATGCGTCCAGGCGTCCGCGTCGGGTGCGGGCACGACATCCTGGTGCGCCATGAGCAGCGCCGACGCGCCCTCGCTGCGGCCGGGCCAGCGCGCGAGCAGCGTGTCGCCGACCTGCTCGACCTCGAGCGCCGCGAAGAGGCTCGGGAACCGCTCGCGCAGCGCCTCGTGGAAGGCGGGCAGCTGCTCGGGCGACTCGGTCGGCACGCGCACGAGCGCGATGAGGTGATCGATGGCGTCGTCGGCGATCCGCACGTGCGCAGGCTATCGTCGCGAGCGATGGATCGGCCCGAGGACGAGCGCGGGGATGCCGTGGGCCCCATGCTGGATGACGAGGCGCGCGCGCTGGTCGCGCGGCTGCGCGCGAGCGGCAGCGTGTTCGCCGAGGAGGAGTACGCGGCGCTCCGCGCGCACGCCGAAGCAGCGGCAGATGGCGACGAGGACGCCGCGGCCGATCGCCTCGAGGGCTTCGTCGACCGCCGCGAGCACGGCGAGCGCATCGAGCACATCGTCGAGCACGCGAGGTTCGCCGAGCTGCGCATCCACGTCGACTTCGGCGTCTTCGTGCCCCGCGCGCGCACCGTGCTGCTCGCGAGCATCGCCGCGGAGCGGCTGCGGGAGGTGCGCGACGCGCGGGGCGAGGGAGGCCGCCGGCCGCGGCTGCTCGACTTCGGCTGCGGGGCGGGCCCGATCGCGGCGCTCGCGACCCACCGCGTGCCCGGCATCGAGGTCGTCGCGGTCGACAACGACCGCTATGCGCTCGCGAGCGCCGCGCGCAACCTCCCGCAGGCTCGCCTCGTGCTCGCCGACAGCATCCCCGCGCTCGTCGACGCCGATGCGCGACGCGCGGACGGCGGCGCGCCCGCCGACCCGACCGGCATCAGCGCATCCGCCCCGTTCGACGTCGTCGCCGCGAACCTGCCCTACGTGCCCACCTCGCAGCTGCCGCTGCTGCCGCACGGCACGCTCGAGTCCGAGCCGCGCGCAGCCCTCGACGGCGGTCGCGACGGGCTCGACCCGCTCGGCGAGCACGCGCTGCCGCTCGCGGCGATCCTCGCCGACGACGGCATCCTCGTCACCGAGCTCGCGCCCCACCAGGTCGACGGCGCCATCGAGATCCTCGAGGGCGCCGGTCTCGCCCGCGTCGAGGTGCACCGCGACGACGAGCTCGGTGCCACCGTGCTCGTCGCGGCCCGCTGACAGCGCGCCCGGAGTGCGACCGCCGCGCACCCGCCCGCAGCTAACAGCGCGCCCGTCGCGCAACCGCCCGCAGCTGCCCGCGCGCCCGCCCCGCACCAGCGGCCGCCGCACCGCGTTACCGTGGAGGCCACACGTCGAGGAGGACCCGTGGCCGTCGAGCACAACACCCGCGAGATCGAGGAGGGCGTCGTCACTGACCTGCGCGAGCGCATGTCGTACGGCTCCTACCTGGGGCTCGACACGCTGCTGGCGAGCCAGCACCCGGTGAGCGATCCCGAGCACCACGACGAGCTGCTGTTCATCATCCAGCACCAGACGACCGAGCTGTGGCTCAAGCTCGTCATCCACGAGCTCGACGACGCGCGCACGCTGCTCGCTGCCGACGACCTGGGGGCGGCGCTCAAGCGCATCGCGCGCGTCAAGCACATCCAGGAGGTGCTCACGCAGCAGTGGTCGGTGCTCGCGACCCTCACGCCCACCGAGTACGCGCAGTTCCGCGGCTCGCTCGCGAGCGCCTCCGGGTTCCAGTCGGCGCAGTACCGGCAGGTGGAGTTCGCGCTCGGCAACAAGCACGAGCAGATGCTCAAGGTGTTCGAGGCGAGCCCCGCCGAGCACGCGGCGCTCGAGGCCGAGCTGCACCGGCCGAGCCTCTACGACGAGTTCCTGCGCCACCTCGCGCGAGCCGGCCACGCGGTGCCGACCGAGATCCTCGAACGCGACGTCACGAAGGCGCACGTCTACAACGAGGCGCTCGTGCCGGTGCTGCAGGCGATCTACGAGAGCGCGGGCGAGCAGACGGATGCGGTGCACTGGCGCGCGTACGAGGCGTGCGAGGAGCTCGTCGACCTCGAGGACAACTTCCAGTTCTGGCGCTTCCGGCACCTCCGCACCGTCACCCGCACGATCGGGATGAAGCGCGGCACCGGCGGCTCGAGCGGCGTCGGCTTCCTCCAGCGCGCGCTCGAGCTGACGTTCTTCCCCGAGCTCTACGCCGTCCGCACCCGGATCGGGGCGTGACGGGGCCCGTCGTCGCCCGCGTCGCGCACGCGCGCGTCGCGGGCACCTGGGTGGCGGATGCGCTCGTCGCCCTGAGCGAGACGGGCATCGCCCTCGTCGATGCGGGCAGCGCGACTCCGGAGCCGACGGCCCCGATCCGCATCGACGCGACGCTGCTGCCGCCGATCACCGACGCGCATGTGCACCTCGGGCTCGCCGATGCCGCCGAGGGGAGGCCGACGACGCTCGCGCGCGTCCTCGACCTCGGCTGGGACCCTGCGGCGCTGCCGGCGCTCGTCGCGGCCACGACCGCCGCGCACCCCGGGCTCGACGTGGGAGTTGCCGGCCCCTTCCTCACGGCGCCCGGCGGGTACCCGTCGGATCGCGCATGGGCGCCGCCGGCGGCGGTCGTGGGCGTCGCGACCGCGAGCGACGCGGCGCGCGCCATCCGCGCACGGGCCGCCGCCGGCGCATCCGTCGTCAAGCTCGCGCTCAACAGCGAGGCAGGACCCGTGCCCGACGACGCGCTGCTCGCGGCGATCGCCGCCGAGGCCCGCGCCGCAGGGCTGCCGCTCGTCGCGCACGCGCAGGGCGCCGGGCAGGCCGAGCGCGCGCTCGCGGCCGGCGTCGACGTGCTCGCGCACACCCCGTGGACCGAGCGGCTGAGCGACGCGGTCGTCGCGGCCGCCGCGAAGCGCCAGACGTGGATCTCGACGCTCGCGATGCACGAGCGCGACGGCGACGCGGCGGCCCTCGCCCGCGCGACCGACAACCTCGCCCGCTTCGCCGCAGCCGGGGGAGCGGTCGCCTACGGCTCCGACCTCGGCAACGGCATCGGCCGCCTCGACCTCGACCCGCGGGAGCTCGCGGCGCTGCGCCGCGCGGGCGTCGACGGCGGGGCGCTCGTCGACGCGCTGCTCGCCGAGCGGCTCCTGCCGCCGGGGCCGACCGTGAGCCTGCTGCCGCCGGGCGTCGACGGCGACGCGGCGGTCCTCGCCGCGCTCGATCGCGCCCGACCGACCCACATCCGCTCGATCGCCCAGGAGCTCGCATGACCGACCGCACGGACCTCGACCCAGCTGGCCTCGACCCCGCCGGCCTCGACCGCGCCGACGTCGACCCCGCCGCCCGGAGCGACGCCGACGCCCCGGCGCGCGGCACCGCATCCGCGGCCGCCGCGCTCGACGCCGCCGACCCGCTCGCCGCCCACACGAGCGCGTTCGTGCGCGACGGCGACGTCATCGCCTACCTCGACGGCAACTCCCTCGGACGGCCGCTCGCAGCCCTCCCCGAGCGGTACGGGGCCTTCATCGAGCGCGACTGGGGGCAGCGGCTCATCCGCGCGTGGGACGAGCAGTGGATGGAGCGGCCCTTCGCCCTCGGCGATCGCCTCGGCCGGCTCGTCGGGGCCGCGGCCGGGCAGGCGTTCATCGGCGACTCGACCACCGTGCTGCTCTACAAGCTCGTGCGCGCCGCCGTCGACCACCAGGTCGCGCAGGACCCCGAGCGCACCGAGATCGTGATCGACGACGACAACTTCCCCACCGACCGCTTCGTCGTGGAGGGGGTCGCCGCCGAGCGCGGGCTCACGGTCCGCTGGATCGAGGCGGACCCCGCCGCCGGGGTGGCGCTCGAGCAGGTGCGCGAGGCGGTCGGGGAGCGCACCGCGCTCGTCGTCCTCAGCCACGTCGCGTACCGCTCGGGCTTCGTCGCCGACGTGCCCGCCATCACCGCCGCCGTGCACGAGGCGGGGGCGCTCGTGCTGTGGGACCTCTGCCACTCGACCGGCGTCATCCCCACCGAGCTCGACGCGTGGGGCGCCGATCTCGCCGTCGGGTGCACGTACAAGTACCTGAACGGCGGGCCGGGCTCACCGGCGTTCGGCTACGTCGCCGAGCGGCTGCAGGGCGAGCTCGCCCAGCCCATCCAGGGGTGGATGGGCGCCGCCGACGTCTTCTCGATGGAGCGCCACTACCGC is a genomic window containing:
- a CDS encoding N5-glutamine methyltransferase family protein; translation: MDRPEDERGDAVGPMLDDEARALVARLRASGSVFAEEEYAALRAHAEAAADGDEDAAADRLEGFVDRREHGERIEHIVEHARFAELRIHVDFGVFVPRARTVLLASIAAERLREVRDARGEGGRRPRLLDFGCGAGPIAALATHRVPGIEVVAVDNDRYALASAARNLPQARLVLADSIPALVDADARRADGGAPADPTGISASAPFDVVAANLPYVPTSQLPLLPHGTLESEPRAALDGGRDGLDPLGEHALPLAAILADDGILVTELAPHQVDGAIEILEGAGLARVEVHRDDELGATVLVAAR
- a CDS encoding kynureninase, translating into MTDRTDLDPAGLDPAGLDRADVDPAARSDADAPARGTASAAAALDAADPLAAHTSAFVRDGDVIAYLDGNSLGRPLAALPERYGAFIERDWGQRLIRAWDEQWMERPFALGDRLGRLVGAAAGQAFIGDSTTVLLYKLVRAAVDHQVAQDPERTEIVIDDDNFPTDRFVVEGVAAERGLTVRWIEADPAAGVALEQVREAVGERTALVVLSHVAYRSGFVADVPAITAAVHEAGALVLWDLCHSTGVIPTELDAWGADLAVGCTYKYLNGGPGSPAFGYVAERLQGELAQPIQGWMGAADVFSMERHYRAAPDLRRFLSGTPPVLATVALEAMVELIEHVGIPAIHEKSIALTGFAEAALAEHVLPLEVGGRRPVLASPPAGPHRGSHLTVTHPSFREVNAALWRQGVIGDFRAPDGIRIGLSPLSTTFAEVEAGIAALGRQLARSGRPAW
- a CDS encoding M20/M25/M40 family metallo-hydrolase, which encodes MRIADDAIDHLIALVRVPTESPEQLPAFHEALRERFPSLFAALEVEQVGDTLLARWPGRSEGASALLMAHQDVVPAPDADAWTHPPYAGHRDATHVWGRGTLDDKGSLVAICVAVEALLEAGFAPERDVWLLFGHDEETMGTGAERAIAELDRRGVRPAWALDEGGAIIEPPIAGVARDVAVVGVAEKGFANVRLRVAQAGGHASTPPAMPATSRLARAIRRLDRLRWPRALPEATLRMLELLGADASGPQGAVLRRVRRARPLVQRILARQDETRAMLSTTAVVTQLAGAAAPNALAEEAVAVVNCRIAVGSSVSETVARMRRAIADDAVEVTVLHGHGPSPESPSSGIGWEDVSAAVGRLRPDVLTVPYVMLGGTDGRHAHRITDRVYRFTPFAMTRSERLTLHARDERIRIDTWLAGCRWYADLIETSC
- a CDS encoding tryptophan 2,3-dioxygenase; translation: MAVEHNTREIEEGVVTDLRERMSYGSYLGLDTLLASQHPVSDPEHHDELLFIIQHQTTELWLKLVIHELDDARTLLAADDLGAALKRIARVKHIQEVLTQQWSVLATLTPTEYAQFRGSLASASGFQSAQYRQVEFALGNKHEQMLKVFEASPAEHAALEAELHRPSLYDEFLRHLARAGHAVPTEILERDVTKAHVYNEALVPVLQAIYESAGEQTDAVHWRAYEACEELVDLEDNFQFWRFRHLRTVTRTIGMKRGTGGSSGVGFLQRALELTFFPELYAVRTRIGA